A DNA window from Paramormyrops kingsleyae isolate MSU_618 chromosome 10, PKINGS_0.4, whole genome shotgun sequence contains the following coding sequences:
- the chd3 gene encoding chromodomain-helicase-DNA-binding protein 3 isoform X1, which produces MSSPLRVCEEDEGMVVNSEGGDFDEEEDDGDLDENASDINSPAAPRETATRAAPADCDEEGDVSDREGTTKKKRGPKKKKETKKRDKEKEGKSTKVRKHKKIDSDVERDSDREYGENSDSTASDFAGGGKKKRKKHKEKKEKKIKRRKKEEGDSNQEETPKPLEQKTSAQLARDWGLEDVDHSFSEEDYRTLTNYKAFSQFMRPMIAKKNPKIPMSKMMTILGAKWREFSSNNPFKGSAAAVAAAAAAAAAAVAEQVSAVTASVEPLPQPPPLRKAKTKEGKGPGYKKRSKSPRVPEKKKAKAKKMAPLRIKLGIMGNKRKKSSSSEDVDEEDSEQEDSSVHSSSVRSDSSGRVKKNKRGRPAKKKKKTVIGDEDGDGYETDHQDYCEVCQQGGEIILCDTCPRAYHLVCLEPELEKAPEGKWSCPHCEKEGIQWEAKEEDFEDFEEECDEGGVVERGGGATGGEEEEDDHMEFCRVCKDGGELLCCDSCPSSYHIHCLNPPLPEIPNGEWLCPRCTCPPIKGRVQKILHWRWGEPPPPVPVPPAPDADPQQPPPPPMKGRAEREYFVKLMAQSYWHCTWITELQLEIFHSVMFRNYQRKMDMDEPPSLDYGSGAEDDGKSEKRRAKDPQYAALEEKFYRYGIKPEWMMVHRIINHSVDKKGNYHYLVKWRDLTYDQCTWERDDLDIPDFNIHKTNYWRHREEVMKEDPEKPRKMRSVRKDEGDEPPSYPVNDPTVKYEEQPDFVTVTGGTLHLYQLEGLNWLRFSWAQGTDTILADEMGLGKTIQTIVFLYSLFKEGHTRGPFLVSAPLSTIINWEREFEMWAPDFYVVTYTGDKDSRAIIRENELTFDDAAVKGGKKTFKLRREAAIKFHVLLTSYELVTIDQTALKSIEWACLVVDEAHRLKNNQSKFFRRLNDYKIDYKLLLTGTPLQNNLEELFHLLNFLTPNRFNNLEGFLEEFADISKEDQIKKLHDLLGPHMLRRLKADVFKNMPAKTELIVRVELSPMQKKYYKYILTRNFEALNSKGGGNQVSLLNIMMDLKKCCNHPYLFPVASVEAPKTASGAYEGTGLTKSSGKLLLLQKMLRKLKDQGHRVLIFSQMTKMLDLLEDFLDFEGYKYERIDGGITGALRQEAIDRFNAPGACQFCFLLSTRAGGLGINLATADTVIIFDSDWNPHNDIQAFSRAHRIGQANKVMIYRFVTRASVEERITQVAKRKMMLTHLVVRPGLGSKAGSMTKQELDDILKFGTEELFKDEIEAGDNKDEDSSVIHYDSTAIERLLDRSQDATDDSDMQNMNEYLSSFKVAQYMVREEDKIEEIEREIIKQEENVDPDYWEKLLRHHYEQQQEDLARNLGKGKRVRKLVNYNDAAQEDQEWHADISDNQSEYSVGSEEEDEDFDERPEGRRQSRRQLRNEKDKPLPPLLARVGGNIEVLGFNTRQRKAFLNAVMRWGMPAQDAFSCQWLVRDLRGKSEKEFKAYVSLFMRHLCEPVADGSETFADGVPREGLCRQPVLTRIGVMSLVKKKVQEFEHINGKWSLPELKPEVSMDSKKSSRASSPAIKTATPTPEPSCNNTPCTSKPATPSPPDKPERNGKDGEKEEGESPLEADKEQEKERESGEGTDSAEPPLNAKEALQDQPTGEKPIADEGVASGEESKKTGSASATTEEKRLEEERAESELAGDTRAPAESPPSRDGRSGEAEKAEEEKTEDSSVSSETGESKEKPESQATEVKKEDVKGEKEAGKEIKATKEEVPRGNGKGERPRFMFNIADGGFTELHTLWQNEERAAISSGKMNEIWHRRHDYWLLAGIVVHGYARWQDIQNDPQFAIVNEPFKTQANKGNFLEMKNKFLARRFKLLEQALVIEEQLRRAAYLNMTQDPTHPAMALNARFAEVECLAESHQHLSKESLAGNKPANAVLHKVLNQLEELLSDMKADVTRLPATLSRVPPIAARLQMSERSILSRLANKGTETLTPPPIPPGPYATPQNFGAPFTPAPSGAIPLGGANYSQMPPGSFISEAGSCLKTKEHDVLQRQRVVDLWKDGKSEGAIGQELRMPKSTVHSIIVKYRLSNTVENLPRNGRPKKP; this is translated from the exons ATGTCATCTCCTCTCCGGGTCTGTGAGGAAGACGAGGGCATGGTGGTTAATTCCGAGGGAGGAGATTTTGATGAAGAAGAAGACGACGGAGACCTAGACGAGAACGCAAGCGACATAAACTCGCCGGCGGCGCCTAGAGAAACTGCAACGCGAGCCGCGCCAG CTGACTGCGACGAAGAGGGAGATGTGTCCGACCGGGAGGGGACGACGAAAAAGAAGCGGGGCcccaagaaaaagaaagagacaAAAAAGCGAGACAAAGAGAAGGAAGGGAAGTCAACCAAAGTACGAAAACACAAGAAGATT GACAGCGACGTAGAGAGGGACTCGGACAGGGAGTATGGAGAGAACTCTGACAGCACGGCCAGCGACTTCGCCGGCGGGGGCAAGAAGAAGAGAAAGAAGCACAAAgagaagaaggagaagaagatCAAGCGCAGGAAGAAGGAGGAGGGCGACAGCAACCAGGAGGAGACGCCCAAG CCGCTGGAGCAGAAAACCTCAGCCCAGCTGGCACGAGACTGGGGCCTGGAGGATGTGGATCACAGCTTCAGTGAAGAGGACTATCGCACGCTGACCAACTACAAAGCCTTCAGCCAGTTCATGAG GCCCATGATCGCCAAGAAGAACCCCAAGATCCCCATGTCCAAGATGATGACCATCCTGGGGGCCAAGTGGCGCGAGTTCAGCTCCAATAACCCGTTCAAGGGTTCAGCTGCTGCCGTGGCGGCGGCCGCTGCAGCAGCCGCCGCCGCCGTAGCCGAGCAGGTCTCCGCGGTGACCGCCTCCGTGGAACCCCTGCCCCAACCACCCCCACTCCGCAAGGCCAAGACCAAAGAGGGCAAAG GCCCTGGGTATAAGAAGCGCAGTAAGAGCCCTCGTGTGCCCGAGAAGAAGAAGGCCAAGGCCAAGAAGATGGCCCCACTTCGCATCAAGCTAGGAATTATGGGTAAcaagaggaagaagagcagtTCG AGCGAAGACGTGGATGAGGAAGACTCTGAGCAGGAAGACTCCAGTGTCCACAGTTCCTCTGTCCGCTCCGACAGCTCTGGCCGGGTCAAGAAGAACAAGCGTGGTCGTCCGGctaagaagaagaaaaaaa CGGTGATAGGGGATGAAGATGGTGATGGCTACGAGACGGACCACCAGGATTACTGCGAGGTCTGCCAGCAGGGCGGCGAGATTATCCTGTGTGACACCTGCCCCCGAGCATACCACCTCGTCTGCCTCGAGCCAGAGCTGGAGAAAGCCCCTGAGGGCAAGTGGAGCTGCCCCCACTGT GAAAAAGAAGGTATCCAGTGGGAAGCGAAGGAGGAGGACTTTGAGGACTTTGAGGAGGAGTGTGATGAAGGGGGCGTGGTCGAgcgtgggggcggggccacaggagGGGAGGAAGAAGAGGACGACCACATGGAGTTCTGCCGGGTCTGCAAGGATGGTGGCGAGCTGCTGTGTTGTGACTCTTGTCCCTCATCCTACCACATCCATTGCCTCAACCCGCCCTTGCCTGAGATACCCAATGGGGAGTGGCTGTGCCCACGTTGCACT TGCCCCCCGATCAAAGGCAGGGTGCAGAAGATCCTCCACTGGCGCTGGGGCGAGCCGCCACCCCCCGTGCCCGTGCCCCCCGCCCCGGACGCTGACCCCCAGCagccacccccgccccccatgaaGGGCCGTGCCGAGAGGGAGTACTTTGTCAAACTGATGGCCCAGTCCTACTGGCACTGCACCTGGATTACTGAGCTCCAG CTGGAGATCTTCCACTCCGTGATGTTCCGTAATTACCAGCGTAAGATGGACATGGACGAGCCGCCCAGCCTGGACTACGGCTCGGGCGCCGAGGATGACGGCAAGAGCGAGAAGCGGCGAGCCAAGGACCCGCAGTACGCAGCCCTGGAGGAGAAGTTCTACCGATACGGCATCAAGCCCGAGTGGATGATGGTGCATCGGATCATCAaccacag TGTGGATAAAAAGGGCAATTACCATTACCTGGTCAAGTGGAGAGACCTGACCTATGACCAGTGCACTTGGGAGAGGGATGACCTGGACATACCGGACTTCAATATCCACAAGACCAACTACTGGAGGCACAG AGAGGAGGTGATGAAGGAGGATCCAGAGAAGCCgaggaagatgaggagcgtGAGGAAGGACGAGGGCGATGAGCCCCCGAGCTATCCTGTTAATGAC CCCACGGTTAAATACGAGGAGCAGCCTGACTTTGTGACAGTGACGGGGGGCACTCTGCACCTCTACCAGCTGGAGGGGCTCAACTGGCTGCGTTTCTCCTGGGCCCAGGGCACCGACACCATCTTGGCTGATGAGATGGGGCTGGGCAAGACCATCCAAACCATCGTGTTCCTCTACTCACTCTTCAAGGAG GGTCACACCAGGGGGCCGTTCCTGGTGAGCGCACCACTCTCCACCATCATCAACTGGGAGCGCGAGTTTGAGATGTGGGCTCCTGACTTCTACGTGGTCACCTACACGGGCGACAAGGACAGCCGCGCCATCATCCGTGAGAATGAGCTCACGTTCGACGACGCCGCCGTCAAGGGCGGCAAGAAGACCTTCAAGCTCCGG AGAGAGGCGGCCATCAAGTTCCATGTGCTGTTGACCTCCTATGAGCTGGTGACCATCGACCAGACAGCCCTCAAATCCATCGAGTGGGCGTGTCTGGTGGTGGATGAAGCTCATCGGCTGAAGAACAATCAGTCTAAG TTTTTCAGGCGCCTGAACGACTACAAGATCGATTATAAGCTGCTGCTGACGGGGACGCCGCTGCAGAACAACCTGGAGGAGCTCTTTCATCTGCTCAACTTCCTCACGCCCAACCGCTTCAA CAACCTGGAGGGCTTCCTGGAGGAGTTCGCCGACATCTCCAAGGAGGACCAGATCAAGAAGCTCCATGACCTTCTGGGGCCGCACATGCTGCGGAGGCTGAAGGCCGACGTCTTCAAGAACATGCCGGCCAAGACGGAGCTGATTGTGCGGGTGGAGCTCAGCCCCATGCAGAA GAAGTACTACAAGTACATTCTGACGCGGAACTTTGAGGCCCTGAACTCCAAGGGTGGGGGCAACCAGGTGTCCCTGCTCAACATCATGATGGACCTGAAGAAGTGCTGCAATCACCCGTACCTCTTCCCCGTGGCTTCTGTG GAAGCCCCAAAGACAGCCAGCGGGGCATACGAAGGCACAGGCCTCACCAAGTCCTCCGggaagctgctgctgctgcagaagATGCTAAGAAAGCTGAAGGATCAGGGCCACCGTGTCCTCATCTTCTCCCAG ATGACCAAGATGCTGGACCTGCTGGAGGACTTCCTGGACTTCGAGGGCTACAAATACGAGCGGATTGACGGCGGCATCACGGGCGCGCTGAGGCAGGAGGCTATCGACCGGTTCAACG CTCCGGGTGCCTGTCAGTTCTGCTTCCTCCTGTCCACCAGGGCCGGTGGCTTGGGGATCAACCTGGCCACCGCAGACACCGTCATTATCTTCGATTCCGACTGGAatccccacaatgacattcag gcgtTCAGCCGCGCCCACCGCATCGGTCAGGCCAACAAGGTGATGATCTACCGCTTCGTGACGCGGGCCTCCGTGGAGGAGCGAATCACACAGGTGGCCAAGCGCAAGATGATGCTGACCCACCTGGTGGTGCGGCCGGGCCTGGGCTCCAAGGCCGGCTCCATGACCAAGCAGGAGCTGGACGACATCCTCAAGTTCGGCACCGAGGAGCTCTTCAAGGACGAGATCGAGG CGGGGGACAACAAGGACGAGGACAGCAGCGTGATCCACTATGACAGCACTGCCATCGAGCGTCTGCTGGACCGCAGCCAGGACGCCACCGACGACTCGGACATGCAGAACATGAACGAGTACCTGAGCTCCTTCAAGGTGGCCCAGTACATGGTGCGGGAGGAGGATAAG ATCGAGGAGATCGAACGTGAGATCATCAAACAGGAGGAGAACGTGGACCCTGACTACTGGGAGAAGCTGTTGAGACACCATTACGAGCAACAGCAGGAGGACCTGGCACGCAACCTGGGGAAGGGCAAGCGGGTTCGCAAGCTAGTCAACTACAATGATGCCGCACAGGAGGACCAAG AATGGCATGCTGATATTTCAGATAACCAGTCCGAGTATTCGGTGGGCTccgaggaggaggacgaggactTTGATGAGAGACCGGAAG GTCGGAGGCAGTCACGGCGTCAGCTGAGGAATGAGAAGGACAAACCACTACCCCCCCTACTGGCCAGAGTAGGGGGTaacattgag GTGCTGGGCTTTAACACACGTCAGCGTAAAGCCTTCCTCAACGCCGTGATGAGGTGGGGCATGCCAGCCCAGGATGCCTTCTCCTGCCAGTGGCTCGTCAGGGACCTACGGGGCAAGAGCGAGAAGGAGTTCAA GGCGTATGTGTCCCTCTTCATGCGGCACCTATGTGAGCCGGTGGCCGATGGCTCAGAGACGTTTGCGGACGGCGTGCCGCGGGAAGGCCTGTGCCGGCAGCCTGTGCTCACTAGGATCGGCGTCATGTCGCTTGTGAAGAAGAAG GTCCAGGAGTTCGAGCACATCAACGGCAAGTGGAGCTTGCCGGAGCTGAAGCCGGAGGTGAGCATGGACTCCAAGAAGTCGTCCCGCGCGTCGTCCCCCGCCATCAAGACAGCCACTCCCACACCCGAGCCCAGCTGTAACAACACCCCCTGCACCTCCAAACCCG CTACACCCTCCCCACCTGACAAGCCAGAGAGGAATGGCAAGGACGGAGAaaaggaggagggagagagcCCACTGGAGGCAGATAaggagcaggagaaggagagggagagtgGCGAGGGCACGGACTCTGCGGAG CCTCCGCTCAACGCTAAGGAAGCGCTGCAGGACCAGCCCACCGGGGAAAAGCCAATCGCAGATGAGGGCGTGGCATCAGGGGAGGAGTCTAAAAAGACAGGCAGTGCCTCGGCAACCACGGAGGAGAAGAggctggaggaggagagggCCGAGTCTGAGCTGGCTGGGGATACGAGGGCGCCGGCCGAGTCCCCCCCCTCACGGGATGGGAGATCAG GAGAGGCGGAGAAGGCGGAGGAGGAGAAGACGGAGGATTCTTCTGTGTCCTCGGAAACGGGCGAAAGCAAGGAGAAGCCAGAAAGCCAGGCCACAGAGGTTAAGAAAG AAGACGTGAAGGGAGAGAAGGAGGCAGGGAAGGAGATAAAGGCCACAAAGGAGGAGGTGCCCAGGGGCAACGGCAAGGGCGAGCGCCCCCGCTTCATGTTCAACATCGCTGACGGCGGCTTCACAG AGCTTCACACGCTGTGGCAGAACGAGGAGCGAGCAGCCATCTCCTCGGGGAAGATGAACGAGATCTGGCACCGGCGGCATGATTACTGGCTCCTGGCGGGCATAGTAGT TCACGGCTACGCAAGGTGGCAGGACATCCAGAATGATCCGCAGTTCGCCATCGTGAATGAGCCCTTCAAGACTCAAGCCAACAAGGGAAACTTTCTGGAGATGAAGAACAAATTCCTGGCCAGACGGTTCAAG ctgctgGAGCAAGCCCTGGTAATAGAGGAGCAGCTGCGGCGGGCGGCCTACCTGAACATGACGCAGGACCCCACGCACCCCGCCATGGCACTGAACGCTCGCTTTGCCGAGGTCGAGTGCCTGGCCGAGTCACACCAGCACCTGAGCAAGGAGTCGCTGGCGGGAAACAAGCCGGCCAACGCCGTGCTGCACAAAG TGCTGAaccagctggaggagctgctgaGCGACATGAAAGCGGACGTGACCCGGCTGCCCGCTACCTTGTCCCGAGTCCCGCCCATCGCCGCCCGCCTGCAGATGTCCGAGAGGAGTATCCTCAGCCGATTAGCTAACAAGGGCACCGAGACCTTAACGCCCCCG CCCATCCCCCCGGGACCTTACGCCACGCCACAAAATTTTGGGGCACCCTTTACTCCTGCCCCGTCGGGGGCCATACCTCTGGGAGGGGCCAACTACAGTCAGATGCCTCCTGGTTCCTTCATATCAG AGGCCGGCTCCTGCCTGAAGACCAAGGAGCACGATGTCCTGCAGCGCCAGCGTGTGGTGGACCTGTGGAAGGACGGCAAGTCGGAGGGAGCCATTGGGCAGGAGCTGAGAATGCCCAAGTCCACAGTGCACAGCATCATCGTCAAGTACCGCCTCAGCAACACTGTGGAGAACCTGCCCCGGAACGGTCGACCCAAGAAgccctga